The Osmerus eperlanus chromosome 25, fOsmEpe2.1, whole genome shotgun sequence genome contains a region encoding:
- the mapk1 gene encoding mitogen-activated protein kinase 1, translating into MATAAVSATAACGHNPGSDTELVRGQAFDVGPRYSNLSYIGEGAYGMVCSAYDRDNKVRVAIKKISPFEHQTYCQRTLREIKILLRFKHENIIGINDIIRTPTADLMKDVYIVQDLMETDLYKLLKTQHLSNDHICYFLYQILRGLKYIHSANVLHRDLKPSNLLLNTTCDLKVCDFGLARVADPDHDHTGFLTEYVATRWYRAPEIMLNSKGYTKSIDIWSVGCILAEMLSNRPIFPGKHYLDQLNHILGILGSPSQEDLNCIINIKARNYLLSLPLRCKVPWNRLFTNADPKALDLLDKMLTFNPHKRIEVEEALAHPYLEQYYDPTDEPVAEAPFKFDMELDDLPKETLKELIFDETARFQT; encoded by the exons ATGGCGACAGCTGCGGTATCTGCCACTGCTGCTTGCGGGCACAACCCCGGATCGGACACCGAGTTAGTTCGCGGGCAGGCCTTCGATGTTGGGCCCCGTTACAGCAATCTTTCCTACATTGGAGAGGGCGCCTACGGAATGGTGTG CTCTGCCTATGACCGGGACAACAAGGTACGCGTGGCCATTAAGAAGATCAGCCCCTTCGAGCACCAAACGTACTGTCAGCGCACCCTGAGAGAGATCAAGATCCTGCTGCGCTTCAAACATGAAAACATCATCGGAATCAATGACATCATCCGCACACCGACAGCTGACCTGATGAAAGATGT CTACATTGTCCAGGATCTGATGGAGACAGACCTCTACAAACTCCTGAAGACCCAGCACCTGAGCAACGACCACATCTGCTACTTCCTGTACCAGATCCTGAGAGGGCTCAAGTACATCCATTCTGCCAACGTTCTTCACAGAGACCTCAAACCCTCGAACTTACTGCTCAACACCACCTGCGATCTCAAG GTCTGTGACTTTGGTCTGGCCCGCGTGGCCGACCCTGACCATGATCACACCGGCTTCCTGACCGAGTACGTGGCCACCCGCTGGTACCGGGCTCCTGAAATCATGCTCAACTCCAAA GGTTACACCAAGTCCATTGACATCTGGTCAGTCGGCTGCATCCTAGCAGAAATGCTATCCAACAGGCCTATCTTCCCTGGAAAACATTACTTGGATCAGCTCAACCATATTTTAG GTATACTAGGTTCTCCGTCCCAGGAAGACCTGAACTGTatcatcaacatcaaggccagGAACTACCTGTTGTCTCTCCCCCTGCGCTGCAAAGTGCCCTGGAACCGCCTCTTCACCAACGCCGACCCCAAAG CGCTGGACCTATTGGATAAGATGTTGACCTTCAACCCCCACAAAAGGATTGAGGTGGAGGAAGCTCTGGCCCACCCGTACCTGGAACAGTATTATGACCCCACAGATGAG CCTGTAGCCGAAGCTCCATTTAAGTTTGACATGGAGCTTGATGACCTCCCCAAAGAAACATTAAAGGAGCTCATTTTTGACGAAACTGCACGCTTCCAAACATGA